The DNA window CCGAAAGGAGCCCTGAGAAAAGAGGGGaaggcagagaaagaaggcgatGTCGAGACGCTCGACCACGAAGAGGCCCGCGATGACGAAGGCAGGGCGGGACGCTCTAGAGGCTGGTTAGGGACTAGCCTTGGCAGACGCCTCACGCGGGGACGCGTGCCCGGGAAACGCCCGAGCAAACTGCGCTCGAGAGGTCCCATCCTAGTTCTGGCAGCGGGGCGACCAGAGGAAAGGGACAACGTGAAAGCCGCGCCGTTACGCGGTAGAGGTCGTTCAACGCTCAAGCGGATTGCTGGAAGTGGCTTCGGGTTCGGGATTCAGCGCGACAGAGGGGCATGGACAAAGGTCGCGTGGAAGGTAACAGGACATCGAATGCGGAAAACACGAGGCCAAGGAGAAAACGCGGGAACCGAGTCGAGAACGATGTGCAAGCATGTCGCGCGCCGGTAGATCTATTTATTGACCTACGTATCGAGGCCAGGACCAACCGCGTAGACTCAGATGCACGAGCAACTATGCGAAATGTGCGTCCTATACACATATATCGTGCACATACATAAATGCAGGATTGGTCCCACGACACTGGGGTCGCGCTGGAGATGGAGCACTGGGTGAAGGAACCCCGTGGACGCTCTCACGGAGGGAAAATACCCCGCTCACGAACACCCCATCGCACGAGCCGCCTGAGAAATCGCAGGAAGAGAGGGATTCTTTCTCGCAGTGAGGGAAAGAACTGATATTCGCCCTGTGGAGTGCGCCGTGCAAGAACAGAAATTTACTCGACGGCCGAAAccgcgccgcatgcatgtaCACATGCAAGCGTCACGGCGCGTCTCGAGATCTTGTCAAGTCTgtcgcgtttcttctcgaAAGAAAAGCGATTGTAGCAACATGTTCGCTACAgcagcgctgctgcagtctACCGGAAGCAGTAAAATCCATCTGCACAGGGAAACTCCAGTCGGAGAAAGCCAGGATTGAGAGACGCATGGACGGGCCCTAGACCTTCCGAAACGGTGCTGGCGCTATGTGCAGCGAGCGGCTTTCTCTCAAGCATGTATTTGGTAGAAAAAGGGCCACGGCGTTATCTAATAGAGCAAGGATGCCGTTAACTACCTCCCTCATTTTTTCAGGCTGAGCTGGGCGGCTCGTGTGCCGTCTGGGGTGTTATTTAGGTGTCCCAACCTGTCGGACCCGATGCCATTCACTGCAACTCGATCCTTGAGACTCTCCTGTGCAGAATACACCGGCCGGGATAGCGAGGGCCATCTGGCTGCTCTCTGAGCGGGCTCTAACGTTTTTGCTTATGCGGAGTCTGTTCATGAAAAAATGAACAGACGTCTTTGCGCCCAGTTTCTCGCTTTCTCCGTTCAGGCTGTCTGTGCGGCACGTCCCTCTACGTCAGTGTCGGGGCTCTGGGTCTTGCTTCCTACAGTTTGTGCCATTTGTGTATCATGTTTCGGTGACCATCATCTTTGTGGCCTGCAGATGATATCTGTGTAACGACTAGCGGAACACAGAACCCGGGTCAGCGCGAAATGCGCAAGTATGGCGATTACGTCGTCGAGCTACGGAAGGCGAGTGAAGCACGGCGTCTTGTTTCTTCGCTGGTGGTGCGAGACCGAAGAGTGCCATGCGGCTCGCTGCACGATCACCGAGCTACCTCCGCGTCTCTATTAGGTCTCAAAGCATGGCGAAAGCAGTTCAGGTCAGAGGctctcgctcgtctcctTGAAAGTATTGAGTGCATAGCATGCCACACGGTGCTGGTGAGAGAGTGCATCAGTTACGCGACCATTTTTGGCCTGTCGGATGACAAAACGGCACTTGATACGATAGGAACACCTCCGCAAAACATGCCATTTCGAGTCGACACCGCCGCCCTcagacgcaggcggaagAAAGCTGGCGCCTTATGCAGTACACCAGTTGAACTCGTATCTTGCTTTTGCTCGCCATAGGCTTGCCCTAGTACTCACAGGGACGCAAACTATCTTAACCGAACACCACAAGCATTCTTTTTCCCGTCGTTCCTGGGACCCTCTCGCGCAGGCTCTCTATGGCACTGTACTGCGTTTCACTGCCATGCAAGAACAAACAAACCGGTCATGGAATACTGGTCACGACATTCCTAGGTCTTGAGGAATCGCTTGCTTTTTTCACTACTCGCTTCGAACCATAGTTGACGAATATGCATGTCGACAAAAGAAGCAAAACTTCTCCACAAAAAGAACTGCTCTCCTTTTGCTAACCTTTCCTGCAGTGTGACTGACCATGAATCACACTATTGACCCCTCTATTTTTTCACGCAACAGCATAGACttctgcagagacaccgTAGGCAACAGCACACCAAGCAGAGAAGTACTGCCCCCGCACCGATCGCAATTAGGGCAATCTGCCATGGCTCCAGTCCCATATCCGTGAGCTTTTGCGTTACGGAGCTGCAGAGCAAGAACACATAAACCACGTTTAATTTTCACGCGACGCTTCCTTTTGTTTCAAGGAAGGGCGTAATGGTTTGCAATTTGCAGGTGAGGCCCTACTTCTGCCGTTTTGTGCTGAAGATCGTAGTTTTTTTGCGCCAGCATCGCTGGAACCATTGGTGCAAGCTTGGGTGAGGACGACAAGATAAGACTACCAGTTCTACTGTGCGGCCAGGGCCACAGTTTGTCTACATGGCGATCTTCCCTACGATACTCATCTGATTCTGATACAACCTGAGCCACTGTACTTACTTAAGTGCGTCCATGGCatcccccgccgcctgctgaaGCGTATCAGTAAAGACGCCGTCAGCAGTTGGCGTGACTTCAGCtggcggagcggcgcgggtATCGGCGTTCACGTAGGCGTATTG is part of the Besnoitia besnoiti strain Bb-Ger1 chromosome XII, whole genome shotgun sequence genome and encodes:
- a CDS encoding hypothetical protein (encoded by transcript BESB_022600), which produces MRRLQGFLGATPSVTPPDQYAYVNADTRAAPPAEVTPTADGVFTDTLQQAAGDAMDALNSVTQKLTDMGLEPWQIALIAIEVYAVA